A genomic region of Leptolyngbya sp. CCY15150 contains the following coding sequences:
- a CDS encoding hydantoinase B/oxoprolinase family protein, which yields MLNVFADRGGTFTDLVAVTDDSAIAERLSSQRRFQVTALPHQQWVIVYKLLSEQPDRYADAVIQGIRDILGLAAHEPIPAGQLQRVKMGTTVATNALLERKGDRTLFVTTRGFRDVLRIGYQNRPNIFAREIVLPDMLYDQVLEVNERYTAEGEEYLPLNAAEIDRVTQAMQAAYDDGIRSCAIVLIHGYRYPDHEQAIAAIAHQVGFPQVSVSHSVSPLMKLVSRGDTTVVDAYLSPILRRYVDQVAAALEPEEPGALRPRLEFMKSDGGLTDARLFQGKDSLLSGPAGGIVGAVKTSVQAGFHRIIGFDMGGTSTDVSHFKGDYERTFETEIAGVRLRAPMLSIHTVAAGGGSILSFDGARYRVGPDSAGAQPGPAGYGQGGPLTVTDCNIMLGKLQPDFFPQVFGPNGNLPLDREGVQQAFAEQAVLIEEQTGDRRTPEQVAAGYLAIAIDKMANAIKKISVQRGYDVTDYTLCCFGGAGGQHACLIAEALGMTQIFLHPYAGVLSAYGIGQADVRSLREVAVEQPLSPDMLPQLSQLLDTLQQEAMAEVIGQGMTEDTLQSIRKAHLRYAGTDSALLVTAGSIDEMRSQFEEQHKQRYGFIMPDKDLIIEAASVEVIGQTPPLAESQVSTQRDSPLQAIATVTVYSHHQWHPAPVYHRADLCPSDTIPGPALIIEATGTNVVESGWVACLTEHNALILRQVAAVAAEPLDLDHETTSTPDPVLLEIFNNLFQSIAEQMGITLQNTSYSVNIKERLDFSCALFDAQGQLVANAPHIPVHLGSMSESVSSLMRAQGDRLQPGDVYVSNNPYNGGTHLPDITVITPVFLNHDQPLFYLASRGHHADIGGITPGSMPPYSTHLDQEGVLLDNVQLVNQGRFCEAEILDLLTSGSHPARNPIQNIADLKAQIAANERGSYELQRMVDHYGLSVVQSYMQHIQDNATASVQQVIERLSDGQFTYELDDGSQIKVAIALNHRDRTAHIDFTGTSPQQPTNLNAPLAIAKAVVLYVFRSLVDDQIPLNAGCLKPLRMTIPEGCLLNPCYPAAVVAGNVETSQAIANALYGALGIMAAAQGTMNNFTFGDAQHQYYETICGGSGAGKDFNGTDAVQTHMTNSRLTDPEVLEWRFPVLINEFSIRAHSGGLGRHTGGNGVVRCIQFRQPMTAAILSGHRRIPPFGLHGGEPGQLGHNWVERCDGAIEHLPGNAEVAMNAGDTFVIETPGGGGHG from the coding sequence ATGTTAAACGTTTTTGCTGATCGCGGTGGAACATTTACGGATCTTGTAGCAGTAACAGATGATAGCGCGATCGCTGAACGCCTCTCCAGCCAACGTCGTTTTCAAGTAACAGCTTTGCCCCATCAGCAGTGGGTGATTGTCTATAAACTGCTGTCAGAACAGCCCGATCGCTATGCAGACGCTGTCATTCAGGGCATTCGCGATATTCTAGGACTGGCTGCCCACGAACCTATTCCTGCTGGACAACTGCAGCGGGTGAAAATGGGAACGACTGTAGCGACTAATGCTTTATTGGAACGGAAAGGCGATCGCACCCTATTCGTCACCACTCGTGGATTCCGGGATGTTCTGCGCATTGGCTATCAAAACCGTCCCAATATCTTTGCCCGTGAGATTGTCTTACCCGATATGCTCTATGACCAGGTGCTAGAGGTGAATGAGCGCTACACGGCCGAGGGCGAAGAATATCTTCCCCTCAATGCTGCTGAAATCGATCGCGTCACCCAAGCCATGCAGGCGGCCTACGATGACGGAATTCGCAGTTGTGCCATCGTATTGATTCACGGCTATCGCTACCCCGACCATGAACAGGCTATTGCAGCGATCGCCCATCAGGTGGGCTTTCCCCAGGTTTCCGTATCTCACAGCGTTAGTCCATTGATGAAGCTGGTGAGTCGTGGGGATACAACGGTTGTGGATGCTTATCTATCTCCTATTCTCCGCCGCTATGTAGACCAAGTTGCTGCAGCTCTGGAACCTGAGGAACCAGGAGCCTTACGTCCAAGGCTGGAATTTATGAAATCGGATGGTGGATTAACCGATGCTCGTTTATTTCAAGGAAAAGATAGCTTACTCTCAGGGCCGGCTGGGGGCATTGTCGGTGCCGTTAAAACAAGCGTGCAGGCAGGGTTCCATCGCATCATTGGCTTTGATATGGGCGGCACGTCTACCGATGTATCGCACTTTAAGGGTGACTATGAACGCACCTTTGAAACCGAGATCGCCGGGGTGCGGCTGCGGGCTCCCATGCTGTCGATCCATACTGTGGCAGCCGGAGGTGGCTCGATTCTATCGTTCGACGGAGCCCGCTATCGCGTTGGGCCAGACTCCGCCGGAGCACAGCCAGGGCCAGCCGGCTATGGCCAGGGCGGGCCGCTGACGGTCACAGACTGCAATATTATGCTAGGTAAACTACAGCCTGATTTCTTTCCTCAAGTCTTTGGCCCCAACGGGAATCTTCCCCTTGACCGGGAGGGCGTTCAGCAGGCCTTTGCGGAACAAGCAGTTCTAATTGAGGAACAAACGGGCGATCGCCGCACACCAGAACAGGTGGCAGCAGGTTATCTAGCTATCGCCATTGATAAAATGGCCAATGCGATCAAAAAAATATCGGTGCAGCGAGGATATGATGTCACAGACTATACCCTGTGCTGCTTTGGGGGTGCCGGTGGCCAGCACGCTTGCCTAATTGCCGAAGCCTTGGGCATGACTCAGATTTTTCTCCATCCCTACGCCGGCGTTCTTTCCGCCTATGGCATTGGTCAAGCAGATGTGCGCAGTCTGCGAGAGGTGGCTGTAGAACAGCCCTTATCACCGGATATGCTACCGCAGTTATCTCAACTTCTGGATACCTTGCAGCAGGAGGCGATGGCGGAGGTGATTGGCCAGGGGATGACAGAGGATACCTTGCAGTCTATCCGTAAAGCCCATCTGCGCTACGCAGGCACAGATTCAGCACTCCTCGTGACCGCTGGCAGTATAGATGAGATGCGATCGCAGTTTGAAGAGCAGCATAAGCAGCGCTATGGCTTTATCATGCCAGATAAAGATTTAATCATTGAAGCTGCTTCCGTCGAGGTGATTGGTCAGACGCCTCCCTTAGCGGAATCTCAGGTGTCTACCCAACGTGACAGTCCCCTCCAGGCGATCGCCACTGTAACAGTATATAGCCATCATCAGTGGCATCCTGCGCCCGTCTACCATCGCGCCGATCTGTGCCCCAGCGACACCATTCCTGGCCCAGCTCTGATCATTGAAGCGACGGGAACCAATGTGGTGGAGTCTGGCTGGGTGGCATGTTTAACAGAGCATAACGCTCTGATTCTGCGCCAGGTTGCTGCTGTAGCCGCCGAACCCTTAGATCTAGACCACGAGACAACGTCTACTCCTGATCCTGTACTCCTGGAGATTTTCAACAATCTCTTCCAATCCATTGCGGAACAGATGGGAATTACGCTGCAAAATACAAGTTATTCCGTCAACATTAAAGAGCGCCTCGACTTCTCCTGTGCCCTGTTTGATGCCCAAGGTCAGCTTGTTGCCAATGCTCCCCATATTCCAGTTCATCTGGGCTCTATGAGTGAGAGCGTCAGCAGTTTGATGCGCGCCCAAGGCGATCGCCTCCAGCCGGGCGATGTGTATGTCTCCAACAATCCCTACAACGGCGGCACCCATTTGCCAGATATTACCGTGATCACGCCTGTATTTCTAAATCATGATCAGCCATTATTTTACCTGGCCTCTCGGGGGCATCATGCTGACATTGGCGGCATCACCCCCGGCTCCATGCCTCCCTACAGCACCCATTTGGATCAGGAGGGCGTGTTGCTGGATAACGTGCAATTGGTGAATCAGGGACGTTTCTGCGAGGCGGAGATTTTGGACCTGCTCACGTCCGGATCTCACCCCGCCCGCAATCCTATCCAGAATATCGCCGATCTAAAAGCTCAAATTGCCGCCAATGAGCGAGGCAGCTACGAACTGCAGCGCATGGTCGATCACTATGGCTTATCGGTTGTGCAGTCCTATATGCAGCATATTCAGGATAATGCTACTGCTTCGGTGCAACAGGTCATTGAACGGTTAAGCGATGGTCAATTTACCTATGAGCTAGATGATGGTAGTCAGATCAAGGTGGCGATCGCCCTCAACCATCGCGATCGCACTGCCCATATTGACTTCACCGGCACCTCTCCCCAACAGCCCACCAATCTCAATGCTCCCCTAGCGATCGCTAAAGCTGTGGTGCTGTATGTCTTTCGCAGCTTAGTGGATGATCAGATTCCCCTGAATGCTGGCTGTCTGAAACCTCTGCGCATGACCATCCCCGAAGGCTGCTTGCTCAACCCTTGTTACCCAGCGGCGGTGGTTGCTGGTAATGTGGAAACCTCTCAAGCGATCGCCAATGCCCTCTATGGAGCGCTGGGCATTATGGCCGCTGCTCAAGGAACCATGAATAACTTTACCTTTGGTGATGCTCAGCATCAATACTATGAAACCATCTGTGGTGGTTCAGGTGCAGGGAAAGATTTTAACGGAACCGATGCCGTTCAAACTCATATGACCAACTCACGGTTAACGGATCCAGAGGTTCTAGAATGGCGGTTTCCGGTGTTGATCAATGAGTTCTCCATTCGCGCCCACAGTGGCGGTCTGGGGCGTCACACTGGCGGCAATGGGGTCGTGCGTTGCATCCAGTTCCGTCAACCGATGACCGCAGCTATTTTATCAGGGCATCGCCGTATTCCACCTTTTGGTCTGCATGGAGGAGAGCCAGGGCAACTGGGACACAACTGGGTTGAACGTTGTGATGGTGCCATTGAACATCTGCCCGGCAATGCTGAAGTGGCTATGAATGCAGGGGACACCTTCGTCATTGAAACACCGGGAGGAGGAGGTCATGGCTAA
- a CDS encoding TIGR04222 domain-containing membrane protein translates to MLDTFQSALYQRLQAFELDDPNHEFGFTRQLMRNQGWSLTYTQRAIAEYKKFAFLTVVAKHQVVPSDQVDQVWHAHLLLTQSYWNEFCPKVLGKTLHHHPARGGRLERAEFHRLYAQTIASYQQVWGSPPIDLWSPADVRFGTELNMQRVSLNDHWVIPKQYSYLKFAQLLSIIGIIALVTIGWISAAQGSTIEPAASYVSMNPSVVALCSSAILGLIVRYIIRSPDQQPQRPQLDIYQMAYLEGGKARAVDLAIMQLVYQGYLYLNVRHRTFAIAKWLPPEATSLERQLMQQVCLTPSLQDLRRVSQYDMNGLQGSLEQEKLLMKGWAACMGKSLGYFIFITIFSGIWIPVVEQSLGIQISDMSSFTVLHQSIGIATLCCFVPGGRTRWGIRTLIDIKNNHDAYNLAQRFALYGYTVLSGGVLDDLKQIFKAEEDAASSGGCGC, encoded by the coding sequence ATGCTAGATACGTTCCAGTCAGCCCTTTATCAGCGGCTACAAGCATTTGAACTAGACGACCCAAACCACGAGTTTGGGTTTACTCGCCAGCTCATGAGAAACCAGGGTTGGTCTCTAACCTACACCCAGAGAGCGATCGCAGAGTATAAAAAGTTTGCCTTTCTCACGGTCGTTGCTAAGCATCAAGTGGTACCCTCTGATCAGGTAGACCAGGTATGGCACGCCCATTTGCTCCTCACTCAGTCCTATTGGAACGAGTTTTGCCCCAAGGTGTTGGGGAAGACACTACACCATCATCCAGCACGGGGAGGACGGTTAGAGCGCGCAGAATTCCATCGCCTCTACGCGCAAACCATCGCAAGCTATCAGCAGGTTTGGGGTTCTCCTCCCATTGACCTTTGGTCACCAGCCGATGTGCGGTTTGGCACAGAACTCAACATGCAGCGAGTGAGCTTAAACGATCATTGGGTCATTCCCAAGCAATATTCTTACCTAAAATTCGCCCAACTTCTGAGCATCATTGGCATCATTGCCCTCGTGACCATTGGCTGGATCAGTGCGGCACAAGGGTCTACCATTGAACCGGCGGCAAGTTATGTATCTATGAATCCGTCTGTTGTTGCTCTTTGTAGCTCTGCCATCCTTGGACTGATAGTACGCTATATAATCCGAAGTCCCGACCAACAACCCCAAAGACCTCAACTGGATATATATCAGATGGCTTATTTAGAAGGTGGGAAAGCACGAGCTGTGGACTTAGCGATTATGCAACTGGTATATCAAGGATATCTGTATCTCAATGTCCGACATCGAACTTTTGCTATCGCAAAGTGGTTGCCACCTGAAGCAACTAGTCTAGAACGACAATTGATGCAACAGGTTTGTCTAACTCCATCCCTACAAGATCTACGGCGAGTCAGTCAATACGACATGAATGGTCTACAAGGATCCCTAGAGCAAGAAAAACTGTTGATGAAAGGATGGGCCGCTTGTATGGGAAAAAGTTTGGGATACTTTATCTTCATAACGATTTTTAGTGGAATATGGATACCAGTTGTTGAGCAGTCTCTGGGTATTCAAATTTCAGATATGAGCAGCTTCACAGTTCTGCATCAATCGATTGGCATTGCTACTCTATGCTGTTTTGTACCTGGTGGTCGTACCCGTTGGGGTATTCGAACACTGATAGATATCAAGAACAACCACGATGCCTACAATCTCGCGCAGCGATTTGCCCTTTATGGGTATACTGTGCTTTCCGGGGGAGTCTTGGATGATTTGAAGCAGATTTTTAAGGCAGAAGAAGACGCAGCAAGTAGTGGTGGCTGTGGCTGCTAG